The segment ACGAGGCTAGCAAAAAGTAGGATAATATTGTAGATGCATTATAAACATCGGCCATGCTTATTCATTATTATGTCTTAAACAATACATAGTATATACTATATACTGATCATGTCTGTTCCCATAACACATGCCAAGAAAGTAACACACAATCAATCTCTTGCTCTCTCTCTTCCTGGCCATTTCTCTCTTCCAACCCTTAAATAAACTTAAAATCTTCTCAGAATCTTGTGGATCCTGCTCACATGGGCTCCATACCATTTATCTTCATCATCCTTCTCTTCCATTTACAGAAATCAAAACCTCAGACGATCCAATCAGCACATCTCCTTGATCTAATGATCAGAGATTACACCATCAGAAACTTCAACATACATGTCAAGACAGGCACGGTCCAGAAAATTCATCTTCCAGCAAATTTCTCATCCATTGATATCGATACGGCTAAGTTTAGATGCGGGAGTTTGAAGAGACACGGTGCAAGAATAGGAGAGTTTCACTTTGGTCCGGGCTTGAGTGTGCAGCCATGTGTTGAGAGAGTGATTCTGGTGAGACAGAACTTGGGTCTTAACTGGTCTTCTTCTATTTACTCAACCGGTTATAACTTAACCGGTTACAATTACCAGCTCGTGACTCCGGTTCTCGGTTTATTGGCTTACAATTCTAACCCGGACGGTGTGGCTGTGAACCCTTATGAAGTAAACTTAATGGGCACAGAGAAAGACCATATTCTGATAGATTTCTTGAGCATCAAGTCAAGTGGTAGCCCTAGGAGTGTAAATTCCTCTCTATTGTGTGCGTGCTTCACAAGTAACGGTAACATAACGTTCAAAGAGCAAGTTTCAGCCTATGTTTGCTTGGGAACAGCACAGGGGCATTATGCGCTCGTGGCTAAACATCATGATggtagtggtggtggtggggtGATAACGCCGTCGTCTTCACCTGGTGTAAATAACGGGGGAGGTGGGAAGTTGAGCCGGTGGAAAGTGGCGGTAGGGAGTGTGATTGGGTCAGTGATTGGAGCGTTGCTGCTAGGGTTATTGGTGGTGGCGATGTTAGTGAAAGGTAAGAAGAAAGCGATGAGAGAAGAGATAGAGCAGAGAGCTTATGAAGAAGAAGCACTTCAGGTTTCAATGGTGGGTCACGTTAGGGCTAATCCCAATAATAGGTACAGTAGCAAGTAACAACATAACTTAATAGTTAGATCCTCCTTAATCATCatttgttttccatttttagtGTTATTTGAGCTTCTTATAAATGTT is part of the Brassica rapa cultivar Chiifu-401-42 chromosome A09, CAAS_Brap_v3.01, whole genome shotgun sequence genome and harbors:
- the LOC103839916 gene encoding uncharacterized protein LOC103839916, which codes for MGSIPFIFIILLFHLQKSKPQTIQSAHLLDLMIRDYTIRNFNIHVKTGTVQKIHLPANFSSIDIDTAKFRCGSLKRHGARIGEFHFGPGLSVQPCVERVILVRQNLGLNWSSSIYSTGYNLTGYNYQLVTPVLGLLAYNSNPDGVAVNPYEVNLMGTEKDHILIDFLSIKSSGSPRSVNSSLLCACFTSNGNITFKEQVSAYVCLGTAQGHYALVAKHHDGSGGGGVITPSSSPGVNNGGGGKLSRWKVAVGSVIGSVIGALLLGLLVVAMLVKGKKKAMREEIEQRAYEEEALQVSMVGHVRANPNNRYSSK